A genomic region of Phragmites australis chromosome 2, lpPhrAust1.1, whole genome shotgun sequence contains the following coding sequences:
- the LOC133908409 gene encoding uncharacterized protein LOC133908409 isoform X2 has protein sequence MAAAAHDSRLGGGATSTSRHGRFLHDGRGGADRGGPIASVAVVDQADCTARSCRSCVAVTLADVIALGCCPCAVVSLLGLAFIKAPLAVARRCLRRLRRRQGELRHKKRVRDMDPAAKTKCRQAGGVGRHGVPEADADAWKGEEGLETDARGVVASRASSSSSGRLDAEKDWMEMYRVGHWGFGRLSISVNPPPPPVRPGYVATGRNADGDGGRKDADLRCES, from the coding sequence ATGGCGGCGGCAGCTCACGACTCACGCCTCGGTGGTGGCGCGACGTCGACGAGCCGGCACGGCCGGTTCCTCCACGACGGTCGCGGCGGCGCCGACCGAGGCGGGCCCATCGCGTCGGTCGCGGTGGTGGACCAGGCGGACTGCACGGCGCGGTCGTGCCGGTCGTGCGTGGCGGTCACGCTGGCGGACGTCATCGCGCTGGGGTGCTGCCCGTGCGCGGTGGTCAGCCTGCTGGGGCTGGCGTTCATCAAGGCCCCGCTGGCCGTGGCGCGCCGCTGCctgcggcggctgcggcggcggcagggcgAGCTGCGGCACAAGAAGCGGGTGCGCGACATGGACCCCGCCGCCAAGACCAAGTGCCGCCAAGCGGGTGGCGTCGGTCGTCACGGGGTGCCCGAGGCGGACGCCGACGCGTGGAAAGGTGAGGAGGGCTTGGAGACGGACGCTCGCGGCGTGGTGGCGAGTCGGGCGAGCAGCTCGTCGTCAGGCAGGCTCGACGCGGAGAAGGATTGGATGGAGATGTACCGGGTGGGTCACTGGGGCTTCGGCCGCCTGTCCATCTCCGTGAACCCACCACCCCCTCCTGTGAGGCCCGGCTACGTGGCCACCGGCCGCAacgccgacggcgacggcggtaGGAAGGACGCGGACCTGCGGTGTGAGTCGTGA
- the LOC133908409 gene encoding uncharacterized protein LOC133908409 isoform X1, translating into MDRLQQRQEVMAAAAHDSRLGGGATSTSRHGRFLHDGRGGADRGGPIASVAVVDQADCTARSCRSCVAVTLADVIALGCCPCAVVSLLGLAFIKAPLAVARRCLRRLRRRQGELRHKKRVRDMDPAAKTKCRQAGGVGRHGVPEADADAWKGEEGLETDARGVVASRASSSSSGRLDAEKDWMEMYRVGHWGFGRLSISVNPPPPPVRPGYVATGRNADGDGGRKDADLRCES; encoded by the coding sequence ATGGACAGGCTGCAGCAGCGGCAGGAGGTGATGGCGGCGGCAGCTCACGACTCACGCCTCGGTGGTGGCGCGACGTCGACGAGCCGGCACGGCCGGTTCCTCCACGACGGTCGCGGCGGCGCCGACCGAGGCGGGCCCATCGCGTCGGTCGCGGTGGTGGACCAGGCGGACTGCACGGCGCGGTCGTGCCGGTCGTGCGTGGCGGTCACGCTGGCGGACGTCATCGCGCTGGGGTGCTGCCCGTGCGCGGTGGTCAGCCTGCTGGGGCTGGCGTTCATCAAGGCCCCGCTGGCCGTGGCGCGCCGCTGCctgcggcggctgcggcggcggcagggcgAGCTGCGGCACAAGAAGCGGGTGCGCGACATGGACCCCGCCGCCAAGACCAAGTGCCGCCAAGCGGGTGGCGTCGGTCGTCACGGGGTGCCCGAGGCGGACGCCGACGCGTGGAAAGGTGAGGAGGGCTTGGAGACGGACGCTCGCGGCGTGGTGGCGAGTCGGGCGAGCAGCTCGTCGTCAGGCAGGCTCGACGCGGAGAAGGATTGGATGGAGATGTACCGGGTGGGTCACTGGGGCTTCGGCCGCCTGTCCATCTCCGTGAACCCACCACCCCCTCCTGTGAGGCCCGGCTACGTGGCCACCGGCCGCAacgccgacggcgacggcggtaGGAAGGACGCGGACCTGCGGTGTGAGTCGTGA